Sequence from the Zeugodacus cucurbitae isolate PBARC_wt_2022May chromosome 2, idZeuCucr1.2, whole genome shotgun sequence genome:
GGGGGATTGCGAGAATAAATTAAGTCTTCTTCTTCAACATGTGGCGGGTAAAGGTAGCACAACTACAAGTGCGCGGCCCGCACATTCACCGGAAGCCGCCACTTCATTCACTTCAAATGCCGCGGGAATGGCGTCAGCGTGGGCAGTGGACCGCGCGATGGACGGCGTGTCGTTGGATGGTAAATGTATTCGAGATATTGCCTAAGCTGTTCTACGTTGACTTGCGTTTCTGCTGGCGCGTTGCGTAGCGTTGACGGTGGTGCCACTCTAGTTATGGCAGCAGCCACTTGTGGCTGGAACCGGTGTTGTGCTTGTGGCTGTGGCTGGCGCAACGTTGGTTTGGCGAACTGTTgcttctgctgttgttgttgcttgtattGCTGTTGCTCTTGTGGCTGCAGGTGTTGCTGCAATTCTTGACGTGTCGCTGTTTGTGCCGCTTGCACTTGTTGAAAGTGTTGTGTTGAAGCGGCTTGTTTGGGCTCCGGCACCTTGACCGCCACCTTAATGGGCGCTTGCGTGGCTGCTGGTGTTGGCCGCGGGGTTGCGCGGGTTGTGGGCACCACTACTGCTTTCGGTGTTACCGGTGCTGCTTCGGGTGCCTCCGTTGCCACGGGCGCTTCTCCTTCCGGCAAAGCGGGTGGCACCTCAGGATTCAAATCTAATATCGGCACTGCTGGTTGTTGCTTCTGCAACTGCTGGTCCAATTGATATTGTGTCTTTTTTAGTTTCTGTGCTGTGGCTGATTTCGTTAGTTTCGCCGTTGTCACTCTGTTtggtgcaattgttgttgttgccggttTGTGTACTGGTGCCACTGTGACCGGTGGTGCTGCAGTTGTAgtggttgtagttgttgtttggaGCTCAGCATCGGGCAGTGGTGGTAATAAATCATTGAATGGCACCAATAGTTCTTGTGGCAGCCCTTCAGTATCTATCGCAGCGGCGGCCAGACAACATGGTGCAAGAAACAATGCAAAAcaaccaaaaacaacagcaacagcaatggcAGTTGATGGGCCTACTATctgcaacaaaacaaacaagagAACATTACATTACATGAGCACATAGTGCGTAGATAATGGTTAACAGAGTGGCTGGAAGAGGTCCGCATCAATATGCTGGAACGCAAATAATCATAGCTAACCCAGTAGGAAATATGATGGCTAAtgccaaaaaaatattccataatACAAAGTGCCTTGGCGGGATAATTTTGCttaactttaataaataatttaaatgtttttgggataaaaataattaataaataagatCGCAAATTTCTGAAGCATTTCATATAATAATCGTGAATTTCTAAATTTGAAGAATATTTCATTCTCTTTTCTGGATTCATTCGTCAGCAAGAGAATAAAACCATTATAGAAATTCTTTTCCATTTCCTTTTAACATAATAATGTTGTATGTTATGAAATTCCACAGAAAACGGGATTGTCGCACTCCTGGTGACGCTATGTTGGCTACCAATGgcgcaaatggtagccaatatAATGGAGAAtgtactaggtggcccaaagcgtttgaccCGCCACCCGGACGTACCCGATCCTCTCTtgcgcgtcaaagtgaaaaaatcggtttttggtgATTATCGCGCTCCCGGTGATGTTGGATGCACCAAAAGTTAGTGCTCGGTAGCactaacatatataaataggatgccatccacctagtgcatccgttccgtccgccagtgaccaccaaaggcgtATCATTGGGTGTCCACCGGAAAACCATGGAAATCATGACACTAGGTAAAGACGTTCCGCTCaatgcttttatttagggaaggtaattggaaatgttttaaaatactttATGGCATTTCTAAAGGATtcgattaatattaattaatatttccaaaatgaTGCCTTACCCGAAGaaccaaaattttataaaaaataaatttttgaaatttgaatggcatttttaagcaaatttctccataaaatattaatttttctcaatCGTTTGCGAAAGCCGATTTTTAGGTTAGAAtaaatctttttatactctcgcaacctgttgcacagagtatcatagttttgttcacataacggttgtttgtgtcaccaagaaatataagagttagatatggggttatatatacataaatgaccaggatgacgagtagatttgaaatccggatgtctgtccgtccgtctgtccgtctgtccgtgcaagcgataacttgagtaaaaattaagatatcttaatgaaacttggaacacatgttccttggcaccctgaggaggttgctttcgaaaatgggcaaaatcggtccactgccacgcccacaaaatggaggaaaccgaaaacctatacagtgtcataactaagccattaataaagttatgaaaatgaaatttggaacataggatcccattagggaggggcacatttggatgtaatttttttggaaaagtgggcatgaccccgcccccaaataggttttctgtatataactcgcaaaccaataaagctatataagccaaactttctgcagtcgtttcttttagccatttccttatacagtccaaaaatgaaagaaatcggataataaccacgcccacctcccatacaaaggttaggttgaaaattactaaaagtgggttaactccctaacgaaaaacgtcagaaacaccaaattttacataagaaaaggcagaagaaagctgcactgagatttttttacaaaatggaaaatgggcgtggcgtcgcccacttatgggtcagaaaccatatctcaagaactattcgaccgatttcaatgaaattcggtacataacactttcttgacaccctgatgacacgggtggaatatgggcgaaatcggttcacaactacgtctacttcccatataacccaattttgaattccatctgattcgttcactttataatgtattcataaggaaccaatgaagctagcggaataaaactttacacaaatactgtatttgagctgtgacatcacttgtggaaaaattgtcaaaatcgaaccatgacttttcaaggcccctgatatcaaacatgaagaactcagtgcctaaggttaatttttcaccgaaaatataggtaaatccctcagatattttaatgtaattcattctctctgaatttttttcttataacagtttctctctgtacctgaaatggtaaaaattgggtcataacttcccccagatcccatatacctaattataagtaatattaaattaagtgagcgtatagtcttcgatacgttgtatcttggtggtgaaaacgagtgaaatcggtttaggaatcacctcagtccccatatactatttatgatgattttcgttattctattgaactttatgccgaatatatgggtcgaattgtgttgtctttataaaattacatcaataaattgcgagagtataaaatgttcggttacacccgaacttagcccttccttacttgttataattatatttgatacAAAACAAATAGTTCATTGCTCCCTAAAATAATGTCAATCTTTCATCACTTAATTTCTCGCTTGCACTTTCCTGCTGGGCCTACCTACTCCTGTCCGACTGCTAAGTAAGTTATGGCAACGTTTTAATTACGAGCATACTGGACGCATGCAACTGAAGTTTTGCCTGGGCACACACACAATCAAAAACATAGGTCTACACGACTTGTTTACATCTAAGCTGT
This genomic interval carries:
- the LOC105219295 gene encoding uncharacterized protein LOC105219295, whose amino-acid sequence is MRCPNIVGPSTAIAVAVVFGCFALFLAPCCLAAAAIDTEGLPQELLVPFNDLLPPLPDAELQTTTTTTTTAAPPVTVAPVHKPATTTIAPNRVTTAKLTKSATAQKLKKTQYQLDQQLQKQQPAVPILDLNPEVPPALPEGEAPVATEAPEAAPVTPKAVVVPTTRATPRPTPAATQAPIKVAVKVPEPKQAASTQHFQQVQAAQTATRQELQQHLQPQEQQQYKQQQQQKQQFAKPTLRQPQPQAQHRFQPQVAAAITRVAPPSTLRNAPAETQVNVEQLRQYLEYIYHPTTRRPSRGPLPTLTPFPRHLK